In one Dama dama isolate Ldn47 chromosome 5, ASM3311817v1, whole genome shotgun sequence genomic region, the following are encoded:
- the SPACA3 gene encoding sperm acrosome membrane-associated protein 3: MEAGSWAPRRWPCPPGIVLLALASVLSSLLSSGQARVYSRCELARVLQDFGLEGYRGYSLADWICLAYFASGFNTGAVDHEADGSTNSGIFQINSRKWCKNLNPNVPNLCQMYCSDLLNPNLKDTVICAMKITQDPQGLGSWEAWRHHCQGKDLSDWVDGCEL, encoded by the exons ATGGAAGCCGGGAGCTGGGCTCCCAGAAGGTGGCCCTGCCCGCCCGGGATCGTGCTGCTGGCCTTGGCTTCTGTCCTCAGCAGCCTGCTCTCCTCCGGCCAGGCCAGGGTCTACAGTCGCTGCGAGCTGGCCAGGGTGCTTCAGGATTTCGGCCTGGAGGGATACCGGGGCTACAGCCTGGCTGACT GGATCTGTCTTGCTTACTTCGCAAGCGGCTTCAACACAGGTGCCGTGGACCACGAAGCCGATGGAAGTACCAACAGCGGCATCTTCCAGATCAACAGCCGAAAGTGGTGCAAAAATCTCAACCCCAATGTCCCAAACTTGTGCCAGATGTACTGCTCCG ACTTATTGAATCCCAATCTCAAGGATACTGTTATCTGTGCCATGAAGATAACTCAAGATCCCCAGGGCCTGGGCAGCTG GGAGGCATGGAGGCATCACTGCCAGGGCAAAGACCTCAGTGACTGGGTGGATGGCTGTGAGCTGTAG